The Methylobacterium currus genome contains a region encoding:
- a CDS encoding PAS domain-containing methyl-accepting chemotaxis protein: MLFGRSPLARLDVLYRSHAVVEYSPDGTILSANRNFLDSLSYTLTQVKGRKHAMLVEPGEASGPAYDAFWQALRQGRCQQGEFKRVARDGREVWLQATYAPLLDRRGRPVRVIACAADITARKLRSIASEAKVAAILRSQAMIEFTIDGTIVEANENFLAAVGYGIDDIRGQHHRIFVERAEQADPAYQEFWAALARGEYRSGEYKRLGKDGREIWLEATYNPVFDSHGRPAGVMKFAMDVTASKRLTLDLTGQITAIDRSQGVIQFAPDGTILEANENFLAAVGYRAHEIKGRHHRIFVEPDHASSAEYLQFWEQLRAGQYRTAIFKRLGKGGREIWLQATYNPVLGADGRPAKVVKHCTDITAGVTARLLAATASSRVAQGVQASAAAAEELSASAAEIAQSAARSRALIDEVNGQAKAGGRSTGDLEQAASSMGGIVQMIQGVGEQINLLALNATIEAARAGAAGRGFSVVAGEVKNLAGQVTQATNRIVQDIEAMQAVAGIVATSLRSIERSVAEAQSMVNGIASAAEEQSAVTQEISSAMQCASRGLTEVNQSLVSLSM, encoded by the coding sequence ATGCTCTTCGGCCGTTCTCCGTTGGCCAGGCTCGACGTCCTCTACCGATCCCACGCTGTGGTCGAGTATAGTCCTGATGGGACGATCCTGAGCGCCAATCGAAACTTCCTCGACTCACTCAGCTACACGCTTACTCAAGTCAAAGGTCGCAAGCACGCCATGCTCGTTGAGCCCGGCGAAGCGAGCGGTCCGGCCTATGACGCCTTCTGGCAGGCGCTGAGACAGGGTCGCTGTCAGCAAGGCGAGTTCAAGCGAGTTGCAAGGGACGGCCGCGAGGTCTGGCTGCAGGCCACCTACGCACCCCTTCTCGACCGTCGTGGACGTCCGGTCCGCGTGATCGCGTGCGCCGCCGACATCACCGCCCGAAAGCTCAGGAGCATTGCCAGCGAGGCCAAGGTTGCGGCGATCCTGCGCTCCCAGGCTATGATCGAGTTCACGATCGACGGCACGATCGTCGAGGCCAACGAAAACTTCCTCGCCGCCGTGGGCTACGGCATCGATGACATCCGTGGTCAGCATCACCGCATCTTCGTTGAGCGGGCCGAACAAGCCGACCCCGCTTATCAGGAGTTCTGGGCTGCGCTCGCCCGGGGCGAATACAGGAGCGGCGAGTACAAGCGTCTTGGCAAAGACGGCCGCGAAATCTGGCTGGAGGCCACCTACAATCCCGTGTTTGACTCCCATGGCAGACCGGCTGGAGTCATGAAATTCGCCATGGACGTCACCGCCTCGAAGCGCTTGACTCTCGATCTTACAGGCCAGATTACCGCGATCGACAGGAGCCAGGGCGTCATCCAGTTCGCGCCCGACGGCACCATTCTTGAAGCCAACGAGAATTTTCTCGCGGCCGTAGGCTACCGTGCGCACGAGATCAAAGGCCGGCATCACCGGATCTTCGTGGAACCTGACCACGCCTCGTCGGCCGAGTACCTCCAGTTCTGGGAACAGCTGCGGGCCGGGCAATACCGCACCGCCATCTTCAAGCGCCTGGGCAAAGGCGGGCGCGAAATCTGGCTGCAGGCTACCTACAACCCGGTGCTTGGCGCTGACGGACGGCCGGCGAAGGTGGTGAAGCACTGCACCGATATCACGGCCGGTGTGACGGCGCGGTTGCTTGCGGCCACGGCTTCGAGCCGGGTCGCGCAGGGCGTGCAGGCTTCGGCGGCAGCGGCGGAGGAGCTGAGCGCATCGGCAGCCGAGATCGCGCAGTCCGCCGCTCGCTCGCGTGCGCTGATAGACGAGGTCAATGGTCAGGCCAAAGCTGGCGGCCGCTCGACGGGCGATCTTGAACAGGCGGCATCCTCGATGGGGGGGATCGTTCAGATGATCCAGGGCGTGGGCGAGCAGATCAATCTGCTGGCCTTGAACGCAACGATCGAGGCGGCCCGGGCGGGCGCGGCAGGGCGAGGCTTTTCGGTCGTGGCGGGCGAAGTGAAAAACCTGGCCGGGCAGGTGACGCAGGCGACCAACCGGATCGTTCAGGACATCGAGGCAATGCAGGCGGTGGCGGGCATCGTGGCGACGAGCTTGCGGAGCATCGAACGGTCGGTCGCCGAAGCGCAAAGCATGGTGAACGGCATCGCGTCCGCGGCAGAGGAGCAGAGCGCCGTCACTCAGGAGATCTCGTCGGCCATGCAGTGTGCGTCCCGGGGTCTGACTGAAGTCAATCAGAGCCTCGTTTCCCTATCGATGTGA
- a CDS encoding VOC family protein, whose product MNRSIFISLPVTDLKASIAFYEAIGFENNTRFADDIAACLVWSDTISFMLLTHEKWRSFTCRPIPPVTSSEVMLSLSCDSREAVDALCDAATAHGGTVDINPMADHGFMYTRDLTDPDGHALGAMWIDMAAMADQG is encoded by the coding sequence ATGAACAGATCGATATTCATCAGCCTGCCGGTGACGGATCTAAAGGCATCGATCGCCTTCTACGAAGCTATAGGCTTCGAGAACAATACCCGGTTCGCCGACGATATCGCCGCCTGCCTGGTGTGGAGCGACACGATCAGCTTCATGCTGCTTACCCACGAGAAATGGCGCAGCTTCACATGTCGTCCCATCCCGCCGGTGACATCGAGCGAGGTCATGCTGTCCCTGTCCTGCGACAGCCGCGAGGCAGTCGACGCCCTGTGCGACGCGGCCACGGCCCATGGCGGCACGGTCGACATCAACCCGATGGCAGATCACGGTTTCATGTACACCCGCGACCTCACCGACCCGGACGGCCACGCTCTGGGCGCGATGTGGATAGATATGGCCGCCATGGCGGACCAGGGTTAG